A single genomic interval of Shewanella halotolerans harbors:
- the trkA gene encoding Trk system potassium transporter TrkA, whose product MKIIILGAGQVGGTLAENLVGENNDITIVDNDRDRLRSLQDKYDLRVVLGHGAHPGVLKDAGAEDADMLIAVTNSDECNMAACQIAFSLYGTPTKIARIRSEQYLALRDKLFIDSETKQSENRPRGGFIIDELIAPEQLVTSYIRRLVEYPGALQVLEFAEGRLSLVAVRAYYGGPLVGNALAALREHMPNIDTRVAAIFRQGRPIMPRGTTIIEADDEVFFVADSRHVRAVMSEMQKLDNTYRNIMIAGGGNIGLGLAKQLQRNHAVKLIEHRPDRAEALSEKLENTTVFCGDASDQELLLEEHIDQTDVFIAVTNDDEANIMAALLAKRMGAKKVMVLIQREAYVDIVQEANIDIAISPQQATISALLTHIRQGDICNVYSLRRGAAEAIEAIAHGDPSTSKVVGKQISEIKLPPGTTIGAIVRDDEVLMAHDKTVIEQGDHVILFLVNKKFIGEVEKLFQPSAFFF is encoded by the coding sequence ATGAAAATTATCATATTAGGTGCGGGTCAGGTCGGCGGCACATTAGCCGAAAACCTGGTTGGTGAAAACAACGACATCACCATAGTCGACAATGACCGCGACCGGCTGCGCTCGCTGCAAGACAAGTATGACTTGCGGGTAGTGCTGGGCCATGGTGCCCACCCAGGTGTCCTCAAGGACGCGGGGGCCGAAGATGCCGATATGTTAATTGCCGTGACCAATAGCGACGAATGCAACATGGCGGCCTGCCAGATCGCCTTCTCCCTCTATGGCACCCCCACCAAGATCGCCCGTATCCGTTCAGAGCAGTATCTGGCACTGCGGGACAAGCTGTTTATCGACAGCGAGACCAAGCAGAGCGAGAACCGACCTCGCGGTGGCTTCATCATAGATGAGTTGATCGCCCCCGAGCAGCTGGTTACTTCCTACATACGTCGCTTGGTGGAATACCCAGGTGCCCTGCAGGTGCTGGAGTTTGCCGAGGGACGCCTAAGTCTGGTGGCCGTGCGTGCCTATTATGGCGGTCCGCTAGTGGGTAACGCCCTGGCCGCCCTGCGCGAGCACATGCCTAACATCGACACCCGTGTGGCGGCCATCTTCAGACAGGGCCGTCCCATCATGCCACGGGGCACCACCATCATTGAAGCGGACGACGAGGTATTCTTCGTCGCCGACAGCCGCCACGTGCGCGCCGTGATGAGTGAGATGCAGAAGCTGGACAATACCTACCGCAATATCATGATCGCCGGCGGCGGTAACATAGGCCTGGGACTGGCCAAGCAGTTGCAACGTAATCATGCGGTCAAGCTGATCGAACACAGACCGGATCGCGCCGAGGCGCTGTCTGAAAAGCTGGAAAATACCACGGTATTCTGCGGCGATGCCTCAGATCAGGAGCTGCTGCTCGAGGAGCATATCGACCAGACCGACGTATTTATCGCGGTCACCAACGACGACGAGGCCAACATCATGGCCGCCCTGCTGGCCAAGCGCATGGGCGCCAAGAAGGTGATGGTGCTGATCCAGCGTGAAGCCTATGTGGATATCGTCCAGGAGGCCAATATCGATATCGCCATCTCGCCGCAACAGGCGACCATCTCGGCGCTATTGACCCATATTCGTCAGGGGGATATCTGTAACGTCTACTCGCTAAGACGCGGCGCCGCCGAGGCGATCGAAGCCATCGCCCACGGCGATCCCAGCACCTCCAAGGTGGTGGGCAAGCAGATTAGCGAGATCAAGCTGCCACCGGGCACCACCATAGGCGCCATCGTCCGCGATGACGAGGTACTGATGGCCCACGATAAGACGGTCATCGAGCAGGGCGACCACGTGATCTTGTTCCTGGTGAACAAGAAATTTATCGGTGAAGTTGAAAAGCTGTTCCAGCCTAGTGCATTCTTCTTCTAA
- the fmt gene encoding methionyl-tRNA formyltransferase gives MKPLKILFAGTPDFAARHLQALIDSEHQVIGVYSQPDRPAGRGKKLQASPVKALALEHDIPVYQPASLRNEDAQAELAALGADIMVVVAYGLILPQVVLDTPRLGCINVHGSILPRWRGAAPIQRALWAGDAATGVTIMQMDIGLDTGDMLLKTHLPIEDIDTSASLYEKLAEQGPTALIQALKGLAEGSLTPEPQDEALASYAEKLSKEEAQLDWRKPAQQLWREVRAFNPWPASHFPHQDAAIKVWQASVSDETSQQAPGTIIHADKQGIAVTTGEGVLVLETIQLPGKKAMAVADVLNARGDWFTPGTQLQGTDNVNNSSDEAQA, from the coding sequence TTGAAACCACTCAAGATACTCTTTGCGGGTACGCCAGATTTTGCCGCCCGCCATCTACAAGCCTTAATCGATTCAGAACACCAGGTTATCGGGGTCTACTCCCAACCAGACAGACCCGCGGGTCGTGGCAAGAAGCTACAGGCCAGCCCGGTCAAGGCCTTGGCACTCGAACATGATATCCCAGTCTACCAACCTGCGAGCCTGAGAAACGAAGATGCCCAGGCAGAGCTCGCCGCTCTCGGCGCCGACATCATGGTGGTGGTCGCCTACGGCCTTATCTTGCCTCAGGTGGTACTGGATACCCCAAGACTGGGCTGCATCAATGTGCATGGTTCCATCCTACCCCGCTGGCGCGGCGCAGCGCCGATTCAGCGCGCCCTGTGGGCCGGCGACGCGGCAACCGGCGTCACCATAATGCAAATGGATATAGGTCTGGATACTGGTGACATGCTGCTCAAGACCCATCTGCCTATCGAAGACATCGACACCTCCGCCAGCCTGTATGAGAAGTTGGCCGAGCAGGGGCCGACCGCCCTGATCCAGGCACTAAAAGGCCTCGCCGAAGGCAGCCTAACGCCTGAGCCACAGGATGAAGCCCTGGCCAGCTACGCCGAGAAGCTCAGCAAAGAGGAGGCGCAGCTCGACTGGCGCAAACCGGCGCAGCAGCTGTGGCGTGAAGTTCGCGCCTTCAATCCATGGCCCGCCAGCCACTTCCCCCATCAGGATGCGGCAATCAAGGTATGGCAGGCCAGCGTGTCAGACGAGACAAGCCAGCAGGCCCCTGGCACCATCATCCACGCCGACAAGCAGGGCATAGCGGTCACTACAGGTGAAGGCGTGCTGGTACTTGAAACCATTCAGCTGCCGGGCAAAAAAGCCATGGCGGTGGCCGACGTGCTTAACGCCCGCGGCGACTGGTTTACCCCGGGCACCCAACTACAGGGCACAGACAACGTAAACAATAGCTCCGACGAGGCGCAGGCATGA
- the rsmB gene encoding 16S rRNA (cytosine(967)-C(5))-methyltransferase RsmB → MKNLRALAARVVFQVLEKGVSLSVALPEQQQRLTSGKDKALLAELCYGVMRHLPQLDKLVSDCMSKPPKGKQRIVHQLLLVGCYQLYFTRIPGHAAISETAEACRQLKFEGLVKVVNGVLRNLQRNQKPLPEDNETLAFNTPAWLIKRLKAAYPDSWQEVITQSHQRPPMWLRNNQLSQTREQYLALLDEQEITATPGASDDAILLESPKDVGLLPGFADGAASVQDGAAQWAASLLAPEANELILDACAAPGGKSCHLLESEPSIDLVAVDFDAKRLERVQQNLDRLSLKAKLVHGDAAKIDTWWQGDKFDRILLDAPCSATGVIRRHPDIKWLRKQADIEELATLQSQILDHCWQWLKPGGTLLYATCSILPQENAEQIAAFLARTQDATLIPIAQQQNSDDIGWQITPGQDNMDGFYYARLVKG, encoded by the coding sequence ATGAAGAATCTGCGTGCCCTCGCGGCCAGAGTCGTCTTCCAGGTATTAGAGAAAGGGGTTTCACTGTCCGTGGCCCTGCCCGAACAGCAGCAAAGACTCACCAGCGGTAAAGACAAGGCCCTGCTAGCCGAGCTCTGCTATGGCGTGATGCGTCACCTGCCCCAGCTCGATAAGCTGGTGAGCGACTGCATGAGCAAGCCGCCCAAGGGCAAGCAGCGCATCGTACATCAGCTGCTGCTCGTGGGATGTTATCAGCTCTATTTTACCCGTATCCCCGGCCATGCGGCGATCTCGGAAACCGCCGAGGCCTGTCGCCAGCTCAAGTTTGAGGGACTGGTCAAGGTAGTTAACGGCGTGCTGCGCAACCTGCAGCGCAACCAGAAGCCGCTGCCCGAAGACAACGAGACTCTGGCCTTTAATACCCCCGCCTGGTTGATCAAGCGCCTCAAGGCCGCCTATCCAGACAGCTGGCAAGAGGTGATTACCCAGAGCCATCAACGCCCGCCCATGTGGCTGCGTAACAATCAATTGTCCCAGACCCGAGAGCAATACCTGGCGCTACTCGACGAGCAGGAGATAACGGCGACACCCGGTGCGAGCGATGACGCCATACTGCTGGAGAGCCCGAAAGATGTCGGCCTGCTCCCAGGTTTTGCCGATGGCGCCGCCTCGGTGCAAGATGGCGCCGCGCAATGGGCCGCCAGCCTGTTGGCGCCCGAAGCAAATGAACTGATTCTCGACGCCTGCGCCGCCCCCGGCGGCAAGAGCTGTCATCTGCTGGAGAGTGAACCCAGCATAGATCTGGTGGCGGTCGACTTCGACGCCAAACGCCTGGAGCGGGTGCAGCAGAACCTCGACAGATTAAGCCTCAAGGCCAAGCTGGTACATGGTGACGCCGCCAAGATAGACACCTGGTGGCAGGGCGATAAGTTCGATCGCATCCTGCTGGACGCTCCCTGCTCGGCCACCGGCGTGATCCGCCGCCACCCGGACATCAAATGGCTACGAAAGCAGGCCGATATCGAAGAGCTAGCCACATTGCAGTCACAAATTTTGGATCATTGCTGGCAGTGGCTTAAACCCGGTGGCACACTCCTGTATGCTACATGCTCAATTTTACCGCAAGAGAACGCCGAGCAGATCGCGGCTTTCTTAGCGAGAACCCAAGACGCAACCCTGATTCCAATCGCACAACAACAAAACAGCGATGACATTGGCTGGCAAATCACGCCGGGCCAAGACAATATGGATGGGTTTTACTACGCTCGCTTGGTTAAGGGATAA
- a CDS encoding TrkH family potassium uptake protein: protein MLNFRPLLFILGVFLSTLTAFMFFPLLFALLYGEETVGAFMIASLITGTCASACMHQGQSENIRLNIRDMFLLTSLTWFIVSLFAAMPFTLYHGINYTDAFFETMSGITTTGSTVLSGLDTMDHSILIWRSLLQWLGGIGFIVMAVAILPFLNVGGMRLFRTESSDWSDKAVPRTQDMAKHLFYVYIILTVCCGVAYHLAGMTWFQAINHAMTTLSTGGYSTSDSSMAAFSAPAHWVGTIFMAAGGLPLLMFVHSLSQRSLRIWNDAQVKGYLIFLAFVSCSLAFWLWHGHEMTAADALRLASFNVVSVVTTTGYGLTDYTSWGAVANVAFLFLMFAGSCSGSTSGGIKIFRFQIAIAIMREQLKQQFHPNGIFKERYNGRPITEDIVRSLVTFILLFMLVIVLLSVILVSTGLDPTTSFTGAVTAVTNVGPGLGPVIGPAGNFSSLPDIAKWSLAIGMLLGRLEILTVAVLFHPNFWKY from the coding sequence ATGCTAAATTTTCGGCCGCTACTCTTCATCTTAGGCGTGTTCCTGTCGACCCTGACCGCCTTTATGTTTTTTCCGCTGCTCTTCGCCCTACTCTATGGTGAGGAGACGGTGGGCGCCTTCATGATCGCCTCGCTGATCACAGGCACCTGCGCCAGCGCCTGCATGCATCAGGGGCAGAGCGAAAACATCCGCCTCAATATCCGCGATATGTTTCTGCTCACCAGCCTGACCTGGTTTATCGTTAGCCTGTTTGCGGCCATGCCCTTCACCCTCTATCACGGCATCAACTATACGGACGCCTTCTTCGAGACCATGTCGGGGATCACTACAACTGGCTCTACCGTGCTGTCCGGCCTGGATACCATGGATCACAGCATCCTGATCTGGCGCTCGCTGCTGCAATGGCTGGGGGGAATAGGCTTTATCGTGATGGCGGTGGCCATTCTGCCGTTTCTCAACGTGGGGGGGATGCGGCTGTTTCGCACCGAATCTTCGGACTGGAGCGATAAGGCGGTGCCTCGCACCCAGGATATGGCCAAGCACCTCTTCTATGTCTACATCATACTGACGGTCTGCTGCGGCGTGGCCTACCATCTGGCGGGAATGACCTGGTTTCAGGCGATCAACCATGCCATGACCACACTCTCCACCGGCGGCTACTCCACCTCAGACAGCTCCATGGCGGCCTTCTCTGCGCCCGCCCACTGGGTCGGCACCATCTTCATGGCGGCCGGCGGCCTTCCCCTGCTGATGTTTGTTCACAGCCTGTCCCAGCGTTCGCTGCGGATCTGGAACGATGCCCAGGTGAAGGGCTACCTCATCTTCCTGGCGTTCGTCTCCTGCAGTCTGGCCTTCTGGCTCTGGCATGGACACGAGATGACGGCGGCCGACGCACTGCGCCTGGCCAGCTTTAACGTGGTCTCGGTGGTGACGACCACTGGCTATGGCCTTACCGACTACACCTCATGGGGCGCGGTGGCCAACGTGGCCTTCCTCTTCCTGATGTTTGCCGGCAGCTGTTCGGGTTCGACCTCTGGGGGAATTAAGATCTTCCGTTTCCAGATCGCCATCGCCATCATGCGCGAACAGCTGAAACAACAGTTCCACCCTAACGGTATCTTCAAGGAGCGCTATAACGGACGCCCCATCACAGAAGATATCGTGCGCTCCCTGGTCACCTTTATCCTGCTGTTTATGCTGGTGATAGTGCTCTTGTCGGTGATCTTGGTGTCTACCGGACTCGACCCGACCACCAGCTTTACCGGCGCGGTGACGGCGGTGACCAATGTGGGCCCAGGGCTTGGGCCAGTGATCGGCCCGGCGGGGAACTTCTCCAGCCTGCCCGACATCGCCAAATGGTCACTGGCCATCGGCATGCTGCTGGGCCGTCTGGAGATCCTGACGGTGGCGGTGCTCTTCCACCCTAACTTCTGGAAGTACTAA
- a CDS encoding LysM peptidoglycan-binding domain-containing protein: protein MDTPMKRLILLGLMIFSSSFVVADTLTLKSGHPDSYVVKKGDTLWDISAQFLKDPWRWPKLWGANPQIANPHLIYPGDRLTLVFIDGEPRLVVKPHIRKSPEGRVLPKGGAIPAVDLSLIQPYLVQNRVVDGEWFDEQPMVMGGESESKHHVTDDVIYVQGELTLGDKFGVYAKGRQFEDAESGDDLGLEVILTASGRVIESGPVSKVRLLSNMRETKAGYRVLPIEDDSLMSAYFMPKAATTPGTVLASEKDVRAMGKLDVVYIDRGSQDGVEPGHVFSIFRDGVEVVIDGDGKPVQPKDRSTYEELLASISSDNAVKMPDIYRGKLMVFKVFDRVSMGLILINEKPVRVHDKLLQPDTLLASE, encoded by the coding sequence ATGGATACCCCCATGAAACGACTAATTTTACTCGGTTTAATGATTTTTAGTAGTTCGTTTGTTGTCGCGGATACCTTGACATTGAAGTCTGGCCATCCCGATTCGTATGTGGTGAAGAAAGGGGATACCCTTTGGGACATCTCAGCCCAATTTCTCAAGGACCCCTGGCGCTGGCCCAAGCTCTGGGGCGCCAACCCACAGATCGCCAACCCTCACCTTATCTATCCTGGAGACAGACTGACCCTGGTCTTTATCGACGGTGAACCCAGATTGGTGGTCAAGCCTCATATTCGTAAGAGCCCCGAAGGACGTGTTTTACCGAAAGGTGGTGCGATCCCCGCCGTGGATCTCAGCCTGATCCAGCCTTATCTGGTGCAAAACCGAGTTGTCGATGGCGAGTGGTTCGATGAGCAGCCTATGGTCATGGGGGGCGAAAGTGAGTCTAAGCACCATGTGACCGATGATGTTATCTATGTTCAAGGGGAGCTGACTCTTGGTGACAAGTTTGGTGTCTATGCCAAGGGACGTCAGTTTGAAGATGCCGAATCTGGCGATGATCTGGGGCTGGAGGTGATTCTGACCGCCAGCGGCCGCGTCATAGAGTCGGGCCCTGTGTCTAAGGTGCGTTTGCTGAGCAATATGCGCGAGACCAAGGCGGGTTATCGTGTGCTGCCTATCGAAGATGATTCGCTGATGTCAGCGTATTTCATGCCTAAGGCGGCGACAACGCCTGGCACAGTGCTCGCCTCTGAGAAAGATGTGCGCGCCATGGGTAAGCTAGATGTGGTCTATATCGACCGCGGTAGCCAAGACGGCGTCGAGCCTGGCCATGTGTTCTCCATCTTCCGCGACGGTGTCGAGGTGGTGATCGATGGCGACGGCAAGCCGGTACAACCTAAGGATCGCAGCACCTATGAGGAACTGCTGGCCAGTATCTCGTCAGATAATGCAGTAAAGATGCCGGATATCTATCGCGGTAAGCTGATGGTATTTAAGGTGTTCGACCGTGTCAGCATGGGGCTTATTCTGATCAACGAGAAGCCCGTGCGTGTCCATGACAAGTTGCTGCAACCGGATACCCTGTTAGCGAGCGAATAG
- the def gene encoding peptide deformylase → MSLLKVLRFPDERLRTIAKPITEFNAELQTQIDNMFETMYEEKGIGLAATQVDYHHQLIVMDLQDDVERPKVFINLEIIEKSGDFCNEEGCLSVPGIYAKVDRAEFVTIKAQDREGNEFTLEADGLFAICLQHELDHLNGKLFVDYLSPLKRQRIKQKLEKAARLEAKQG, encoded by the coding sequence ATGAGTTTACTAAAAGTTTTACGCTTTCCCGATGAGCGCTTACGCACGATTGCGAAGCCCATTACAGAATTTAACGCTGAGCTTCAGACACAAATCGATAATATGTTCGAAACCATGTATGAAGAGAAGGGAATTGGTCTGGCGGCAACCCAGGTTGATTATCATCATCAATTGATCGTTATGGACCTGCAAGATGACGTAGAACGCCCTAAGGTTTTCATTAATTTAGAGATAATCGAGAAAAGTGGCGATTTTTGCAACGAAGAGGGCTGCCTCTCGGTGCCCGGTATCTATGCCAAGGTCGATCGCGCAGAGTTTGTCACCATCAAGGCGCAGGACAGAGAGGGCAACGAGTTCACTTTAGAGGCTGATGGGCTGTTCGCCATCTGTCTGCAACATGAGCTTGATCACCTCAATGGCAAACTGTTTGTCGATTACCTCTCGCCCCTCAAGCGTCAGCGTATCAAACAGAAACTCGAAAAAGCCGCGCGCCTCGAAGCCAAACAAGGATAA